The Georgenia faecalis genome includes a window with the following:
- a CDS encoding LacI family DNA-binding transcriptional regulator: protein MSDERRGAPRATIADVARRAEVSVGTVSNVLNRPDRVAPATLGRVRAVIEELDFVRNASARQLREGHVRAVGAVVLDIANPFFTEMSRGIEDRVARDDYTLMLCSSDEDPAREARYLRLFAEQGVDGILVAPSRSTMDNLERIRKRGTNVVLLDYMSPLPDLSSVAVDDVAGGRLAVDHLLAQGHRTIGFLNGPPSIRQCVDRRDGVIAGLVAAGLDPGEHLVEVGMDSLNANNGARAMAALLAAPGTRPSATFCVNDVTALGALRTLREEGVRVPDEMAVVGYDDVHFAAELTVPLTSVRQPMQQIGWTAADLLLGDHDDARQVVFQPDLVVRRSSVVGTA from the coding sequence ATGAGTGACGAGCGCCGCGGAGCCCCGCGGGCCACCATCGCCGACGTCGCGCGGCGGGCGGAGGTGTCGGTGGGGACGGTCTCGAACGTCCTCAACCGCCCGGACCGCGTCGCCCCCGCCACGCTCGGCCGGGTGCGCGCCGTGATCGAGGAGCTGGACTTCGTCCGGAACGCCTCCGCCCGTCAGCTCCGCGAGGGGCACGTGCGCGCCGTCGGCGCGGTCGTCCTCGACATCGCCAACCCGTTCTTCACCGAGATGTCCCGAGGTATCGAGGACCGGGTGGCTCGGGACGACTACACCCTCATGCTCTGCAGCTCCGACGAGGACCCCGCGCGCGAGGCGCGTTACCTGCGGCTCTTCGCGGAGCAGGGCGTCGACGGGATCCTCGTCGCCCCCTCCCGCAGCACCATGGACAACCTCGAGCGGATTCGGAAGCGCGGCACCAACGTCGTCCTCCTCGACTACATGAGCCCCCTGCCCGACCTCTCCTCCGTCGCGGTCGACGACGTCGCGGGGGGACGCCTCGCCGTCGACCACCTCCTCGCCCAGGGGCACCGCACCATCGGCTTCCTCAACGGCCCGCCAAGCATCCGCCAGTGCGTCGACCGCCGCGACGGCGTCATCGCGGGGCTCGTGGCCGCCGGCCTCGACCCCGGTGAGCACCTCGTCGAGGTGGGCATGGACTCGCTCAACGCCAACAACGGGGCCCGGGCGATGGCGGCGCTCCTCGCGGCCCCCGGCACCCGGCCGAGCGCGACGTTCTGCGTCAACGACGTCACGGCCCTCGGCGCGCTGCGCACCCTGCGGGAGGAGGGCGTCCGGGTCCCCGACGAGATGGCCGTCGTGGGGTACGACGACGTCCACTTCGCCGCCGAGCTCACGGTGCCGCTCACCTCCGTGCGCCAGCCCATGCAGCAGATCGGCTGGACGGCGGCGGACCTGCTCCTCGGCGACCACGACGACGCCCGGCAGGTGGTGTTCCAGCCGGACCTCGTCGTCCGCCGCTCCAGCGTCGTCGGCACCGCCTGA
- a CDS encoding uridine kinase family protein, with the protein MADGESATAPDAGDQPGLFDLPSGTRRATTRIVLLTGPSGSGKTSLTRRVGLPVVALDDFYLDGDHPDLPRRYGIVDWDDPRSWDRAGALAALLSLARTGRAEVPLYDIPTNRRTATTTLDTGGAPVIIAEGIFAAELVADCREEDILADALCVWRPRMQTFWFRLMRDLGEARKPPLTLVRRGLTLARHEPAMIADLTAKGTRLVRVEEAERDIRQMLAAS; encoded by the coding sequence ATGGCCGACGGCGAGTCCGCGACCGCACCGGACGCCGGCGACCAGCCAGGCCTGTTCGACCTGCCCAGCGGCACCCGACGGGCCACGACCCGCATCGTCCTGCTCACCGGCCCGTCCGGGTCGGGCAAGACCTCCCTCACCCGGCGGGTGGGACTCCCGGTCGTCGCCCTCGACGACTTCTACCTCGACGGCGACCACCCCGACCTGCCCCGCCGGTACGGCATCGTCGACTGGGACGACCCGCGCAGCTGGGACCGGGCAGGAGCCCTGGCCGCCCTGCTCTCCCTCGCCCGCACGGGCCGGGCCGAGGTCCCGCTCTACGACATCCCGACCAACCGGCGCACCGCCACGACGACCCTGGACACCGGCGGCGCACCGGTGATCATCGCCGAGGGCATCTTCGCCGCCGAGCTCGTCGCCGACTGCCGGGAGGAGGACATCCTCGCCGACGCGCTGTGCGTGTGGCGCCCCCGCATGCAGACGTTCTGGTTCCGGCTCATGCGCGACCTGGGCGAGGCCCGCAAGCCCCCGCTCACGCTGGTCCGGCGCGGGCTCACCCTCGCCCGGCACGAGCCGGCGATGATCGCCGACCTCACCGCCAAGGGCACGCGCCTGGTCCGGGTCGAGGAGGCCGAGCGGGACATCCGCCAGATGCTCGCCGCGTCCTGA